The following coding sequences lie in one Euhalothece natronophila Z-M001 genomic window:
- a CDS encoding cofactor assembly of complex C subunit B, which translates to MKTSDPNWVLRLLPLVVGGVGGTLLLINRLVTTSLTSSQARSDAMGVFLSAILILVGLIWQRVQPRPPEAVELVGEEGFELAEDLSEEVKAELAWASLMLLTNTPARSLLIYYDGKVLLRRGILAPKAEVTPGAILKRVLEKQKPVYLVNLNLYPGKIEFDYLPENSQALICQPMGKKGALFVVANAPRSYTKQDEKWVEGIADKLAYTLGE; encoded by the coding sequence ATGAAAACCTCTGATCCCAATTGGGTTTTACGCCTGCTACCTCTTGTTGTTGGAGGGGTAGGCGGCACTCTTTTATTAATTAATCGCTTAGTCACTACCTCTTTAACGTCTTCTCAAGCCCGTTCTGATGCTATGGGGGTTTTTCTCAGTGCGATTCTAATTTTAGTGGGATTAATTTGGCAACGAGTGCAACCGCGTCCCCCAGAGGCTGTAGAGTTAGTGGGAGAAGAGGGGTTTGAGTTAGCTGAGGATTTATCAGAGGAAGTGAAGGCAGAGTTAGCATGGGCTTCTCTGATGTTGTTAACGAATACTCCAGCGCGATCGCTGTTAATCTATTATGATGGCAAAGTTTTACTACGGCGAGGCATTTTAGCCCCAAAAGCAGAAGTTACCCCAGGGGCAATTCTCAAGCGAGTCTTAGAAAAGCAAAAACCTGTTTATTTGGTCAATTTAAATCTTTATCCTGGCAAAATAGAATTTGACTATCTTCCAGAAAATTCTCAAGCCTTAATTTGTCAGCCTATGGGGAAAAAAGGGGCATTATTTGTTGTGGCAAATGCCCCTCGTAGCTACACAAAACAGGATGAAAAATGGGTAGAAGGAATTGCTGATAAACTTGCCTATACGTTAGGAGAATAG
- the rpaB gene encoding response regulator transcription factor RpaB, with amino-acid sequence MENHKEKILVVDDEASIRRILETRLSMIGYDVVTAADGEEAIATFNENQPDLVVLDVMMPKLDGYGVCQELRKESDIPIIMLTALGDVADRITGLELGADDYVVKPFSPKELEARIRSVLRRVDKEGLSGIPSSGVIQVGSIKIDTNRRQVYKGDERIRLTGMEFSLLELMVGRSGEAFSRSEILQEVWGYTPERHVDTRVVDVHISRLRAKLEDDPSNPELILTARGTGYMFQRVMEPGEEKS; translated from the coding sequence TTGGAAAATCATAAAGAAAAAATTCTAGTCGTTGACGACGAAGCGAGTATTCGTCGCATTCTAGAAACCCGTTTATCCATGATTGGTTATGATGTTGTCACCGCCGCTGATGGTGAAGAAGCCATTGCCACGTTTAACGAAAATCAGCCTGATCTCGTCGTATTAGACGTGATGATGCCGAAACTAGATGGTTATGGCGTTTGCCAAGAATTGCGGAAAGAATCGGATATTCCTATTATCATGCTAACGGCTCTAGGAGATGTTGCTGATCGCATTACTGGGCTAGAATTAGGAGCAGATGATTATGTCGTTAAGCCTTTTTCTCCCAAAGAGTTAGAAGCCCGTATCCGCTCAGTTTTAAGGCGAGTGGATAAAGAAGGACTCTCAGGGATTCCCAGTTCTGGGGTAATTCAGGTGGGTTCAATTAAAATTGATACTAACCGCCGCCAAGTTTATAAAGGGGATGAACGCATCCGTTTAACAGGAATGGAGTTTAGTCTCCTAGAACTGATGGTGGGTCGTTCGGGAGAGGCGTTTTCTCGCTCAGAAATTCTGCAAGAGGTTTGGGGTTATACCCCTGAACGTCATGTGGATACACGGGTGGTAGATGTCCATATTTCCCGTTTACGGGCTAAACTGGAAGATGACCCCAGTAACCCAGAGTTAATTTTAACCGCTCGGGGAACAGGGTATATGTTTCAGCGAGTCATGGAACCTGGCGAGGAAAAATCTTAA